One region of Deltaproteobacteria bacterium genomic DNA includes:
- a CDS encoding 3-isopropylmalate dehydratase small subunit: protein MKLQGRVWKFGENIDTDVIIPARYLNTSDPTELARHCMEDADPEFSRKVRPGDIIVAGKNFGCGSSREHAPIALKAAGVACIIAPTFARIFYRNAFNMGLPIFESLEAAQSIQEGDEVEINADTGEIRDTSTGEVYWAKPIPAFMQTLIADGGLIPHILKSRSER from the coding sequence ATGAAACTTCAGGGAAGAGTCTGGAAATTCGGTGAAAACATCGACACCGACGTCATCATTCCGGCCCGTTATCTCAACACGTCGGATCCGACCGAGCTTGCAAGGCACTGCATGGAGGATGCGGATCCGGAATTTTCAAGAAAGGTTCGACCTGGAGACATCATCGTCGCAGGCAAAAACTTCGGCTGCGGCTCGTCCCGCGAACACGCCCCCATAGCCCTCAAGGCAGCAGGGGTCGCCTGCATCATCGCCCCCACATTCGCCCGGATTTTTTACCGAAACGCCTTCAACATGGGGCTTCCTATCTTTGAATCCTTAGAGGCCGCTCAATCGATCCAGGAAGGGGACGAGGTAGAGATAAATGCCGACACAGGAGAGATACGGGACACCTCGACCGGGGAGGTCTATTGGGCCAAGCCCATTCCGGCCTTCATGCAGACCCTCATCGCTGACGGGGGTCTCATTCCACATATCCTCAAGTCACGATCTGAAAGATAA
- a CDS encoding 3-isopropylmalate dehydrogenase encodes MKHYQIAVIPGDGTGPEVVAEGVKVLTAASERFGFGLDLQWYDYGGERYLKTGEVLPEGAAEDLKRYHAIFLGAIGHPGVKPGILEKGILLHLRFALDQYINLRPVVLYPGVDTPLKDKGPNEIDFVVVRENTEGLYAGAGGVLKKGTPDEVAIQESINTRKGVERCIRFAFEYCRKRNKKKKLTLCGKTNVLTFAFDLWERTFYEVAKEYPDIQTDYAHVDATCMWMVKNPEWFDVIVTDNMFGDIITDLGAMIQGGMGIAAGANINPQGVSMFEPIGGSAPKYTGKNVINPLAAICSVQLMLDHLGEEAAARAVEDAVKLVVSKHLKSLSAGKMGYGTREVGDLVAGYVKG; translated from the coding sequence ATGAAACACTACCAGATCGCTGTCATCCCCGGGGACGGCACAGGCCCGGAGGTCGTGGCCGAGGGGGTCAAGGTCCTGACGGCTGCAAGCGAAAGGTTTGGATTCGGCCTCGATCTCCAATGGTACGACTACGGCGGGGAGCGTTATCTGAAGACCGGTGAGGTCCTTCCGGAAGGCGCTGCTGAGGACCTCAAGCGCTACCACGCCATCTTCCTCGGGGCCATCGGACACCCGGGCGTCAAACCCGGCATCCTCGAGAAGGGCATCCTCCTGCACCTGCGCTTTGCCCTTGACCAGTACATAAATCTCCGGCCCGTGGTCCTCTATCCTGGTGTGGACACCCCGCTCAAGGACAAGGGACCCAATGAGATCGACTTCGTCGTCGTGCGTGAGAACACGGAAGGCCTTTACGCTGGGGCCGGCGGTGTCCTCAAGAAGGGGACACCGGATGAGGTCGCAATTCAGGAGTCCATCAACACGAGAAAGGGTGTGGAACGTTGCATCCGTTTCGCCTTCGAGTACTGCCGCAAACGGAACAAGAAGAAAAAGCTCACCCTCTGCGGCAAGACCAATGTCCTAACCTTCGCCTTCGACCTCTGGGAGCGGACCTTTTACGAGGTTGCCAAGGAATATCCCGACATCCAAACCGACTACGCCCACGTAGACGCGACCTGCATGTGGATGGTGAAGAACCCGGAATGGTTCGACGTGATCGTGACCGACAATATGTTCGGGGACATCATCACGGACCTCGGCGCCATGATCCAGGGCGGCATGGGGATCGCTGCTGGCGCGAACATCAACCCCCAGGGGGTCTCCATGTTCGAACCCATCGGAGGCTCGGCACCCAAGTACACGGGCAAAAATGTCATCAACCCCTTGGCCGCCATCTGCTCCGTCCAGTTGATGCTCGATCACCTGGGTGAGGAGGCAGCTGCCAGGGCCGTGGAGGATGCCGTCAAGCTCGTCGTCTCCAAACATCTGAAGAGCCTATCTGCCGGAAAGATGGGCTACGGGACACGCGAGGTGGGAGACCTCGTTGCAGGTTACGTGAAGGGATAG